From one Lolium rigidum isolate FL_2022 chromosome 4, APGP_CSIRO_Lrig_0.1, whole genome shotgun sequence genomic stretch:
- the LOC124708276 gene encoding uncharacterized protein LOC124708276 — protein MEAPPGSGRKRKCSDAATSASLPDPAAAGSGGNRLLAGYLAHEFLARGTVLGERRGPGGPDTGSEATQGLGQAARYEAVAALVQGGGARVPGVVNPAQLAAWATTR, from the coding sequence ATGGAGGCCCCACCGGGGTCCGGGAGGAAGCGGAAATGCAGCGACGCCGCCACCTCGGCGAGCCTACCCGatccggccgccgccggcagcggcggCAACAGGCTCCTGGCCGGGTACCTCGCGCACGAGTTCCTCGCGCGCGGCACGGTCCTGGGAGAGAGGCGCGGGCCCGGTGGGCCGGACACGGGCTCCGAGGCGACCCAGGGCCTGGGGCAGGCAGCGCGGTACGAGGCCGTGGCCGCGCTGGTGCAGGGCGGCGGCGCCCGTGTGCCCGGGGTGGTGAACCCAGCGCAGCTCGCCGCGTGGGCGACGACGAGGTGA
- the LOC124705528 gene encoding tyrosine--tRNA ligase, chloroplastic/mitochondrial produces MASAAMAASTRTLLRPHRLLLLPDPRRRRLSATAAASANAVATTVRRSVVDVLRERGLLEATTSETLGSSATGEHQLLKAYCGFDPTAESLHLGNLIGLVALSWFRRCGHTAVALVGGATGRVGDPSGKSAERPDLDLAAVIANSDAIKALVAQILGRAPVSSHHAQSGKSAILDQNEHALASSGQGLPDNLDNVGENIGSFVILDNYDWWKDITLLDFLREVGKYARVGTMIAKESVKKRLNSEEGMSYTEFTYQLLQGYDFLYMFKNMGVNVQIGGSDQWGNITAGTDLIRKILQVEGAHGLTFPLLLKSDGTKFGKSEDGAIWLSSKMLSPYKFYQYFYSVPDVDVVRFMKILTFVSLDEIQELEESMKKPGYVPNTVQRRLAEEVTRFVHGEEGLQEALKATEALRPGAQTELDSQTIEGIADGVPSCSLSYDQVLKSPLVDLAASTGLLASKSAVKRLIKQGGLYLNNTKIDSEDKLIEESDIVDGKVLLLSAGKKNKMVVRIS; encoded by the coding sequence ATGGcttccgccgccatggccgcctctaCCAGAACCTTGCTCCGTCCGCaccgcctgctcctcctccccgacccccgccgccgccgcctctccgccaCTGCCGCGGCTTCCGCAAACGCCGTAGCCACGACCGTCCGCCGCAGCGTGGTGGACGTTCTCCGGGAGCGCGGGCTCCTGGAGGCTACCACATCCGAGACTCTCGGTTCGTCGGCCACCGGGGAGCATCAGCTCCTCAAGGCCTACTGCGGCTTCGACCCCACGGCTGAGAGCCTGCACCTCGGCAACCTCATCGGTCTCGTGGCTCTCTCCTGGTTCCGCCGCTGCGGCCACACCGCTGTCGCGCTCGTCGGCGGCGCCACCGGCCGCGTAGGAGATCCCTCCGGAAAGAGCGCCGAGCGCCCTGATCTCGACCTCGCCGCCGTCATCGCCAACTCCGACGCAATCAAGGCCCTCGTCGCTCAGATCCTCGGCCGCGCTCCCGTGTCATCTCATCATGCTCAATCCGGTAAAAGCGCAATCTTGGACCAAAATGAGCATGCTCTCGCCAGTTCCGGCCAGGGTTTACCAGATAATCTGGACAATGTAGGCGAAAATATTGGTTCCTTTGTGATCTTGGACAACTACGACTGGTGGAAGGACATCACACTGCTTGATTTCCTCAGGGAGGTGGGCAAATATGCGCGTGTTGGGACGATGATTGCCAAGGAGAGTGTGAAGAAGCGGCTCAATTCAGAGGAAGGCATGAGCTACACTGAGTTCACCTACCAGCTTCTCCAGGGCTACGACTTCTTGTACATGTTCAAGAACATGGGTGTCAATGTGCAGATTGGGGGTAGCGATCAGTGGGGAAACATCACCGCAGGAACCGACTTGATTCGCAAAATTCTCCAGGTCGAGGGGGCGCATGGTCTGACATTCCCACTCTTGCTGAAGAGCGATGGGACGAAGTTTGGGAAGTCAGAGGATGGGGCAATTTGGCTCTCATCAAAGATGCTCTCCCCGTACAAGTTCTACCAGTACTTCTACTCAGTGCCGGATGTTGACGTCGTAAGGTTTATGAAAATCCTGACATTCGTGAGCTTGGATGAGATTCAGGAGCTGGAGGAGTCGATGAAGAAGCCTGGCTATGTGCCAAACACGGTTCAAAGGAGGCTTGCAGAAGAGGTGACACGCTTCGTCCATGGCGAGGAGGGATTGCAGGAGGCCCTGAAGGCAACCGAGGCCTTGCGGCCTGGGGCGCAGACAGAACTGGACTCGCAAACAATTGAGGGGATAGCAGATGGTGTACCCTCATGCTCTTTGTCATACGACCAAGTACTGAAGTCTCCCCTTGTTGATCTTGCTGCCTCCACAGGTTTGCTCGCTAGCAAGTCAGCGGTTAAGCGGCTTATTAAGCAAGGTGGTCTCTACTTAAATAACACCAAGATTGATAGCGAGGATAAGTTGATCGAGGAAAGTGATATAGTTGACGGGAAGGTGCTGCTGCTATCTGCtggaaagaagaacaagatggTCGTGCGTATATCTTGA